The Rhododendron vialii isolate Sample 1 chromosome 6a, ASM3025357v1 genome includes a window with the following:
- the LOC131330279 gene encoding uncharacterized protein LOC131330279 has translation MAPKIAQPYLKIPMDNSISGGIAPNRFVRNGGRFLKLGELVLPANGSISRVPIVSSWRRIKAIFRTIALVEAKNQSYIDSISSFLSRFQIYQPFRQALQISR, from the exons ATGGCGCCCAAAATCGCACAGCCCTATCTGAAAATTCCAATGGATAACTCGATCAGTGGCGGCATAGCTCCCAATCGTTTCGTGCGAAATGGTGGTAGATTTCTCAAGTTGGGCGAATTAGTGTTGCCTGCTAATGGATCGATCTCTAGGGTTCCAATCGTGAGTAG TTGGAGAAGAATCAAAGCTATATTCAGAACTATTGCACTAGTTGAGGCAAAGAATCAAAGCTATATTGACTCGATTTCATCGTTTTTGTCTCGCTTCCAGATCTATCAACCATTCCGTCAAGCTCTACAAATTTCCAGGtga